The DNA segment ATAGTCCTAGGATCAGAAAGATAAGCCACATTGGCGCTGTAACGTAAGAACCGATACCTGTGAGCAGGTGAATGCGCGACACCCAATGCAGGCCGCGCGCGCGCAATACCGCGATATGTTGAAGGTTACCTTGACACCAGCGTCGGTCCCTGGCTGCGAAATCCAGAATTGATGGCGGGACTTCTTCGAAGCTCCCCCCAAGCTCGGGTGCCATATAGACGGCCCAGCCGGCCCGCCTCATCAAAGCGGCTTCTACGAAGTCATGGCTAAGGATATGCCCGCCAAAGGGCTGACGGCCGCGGAGTTCTGGTAATCCCGCCTCTTCTGCGAATGCGCGTACACGAATGATGGCGTTGTGCCCCCAGTAGTTGCTTTCTGGTCCGTGCCACCACGCGTTACCGGCAGCGACGATCGGGCCGTACACTCGACCGGCGAATTGCTGCAGACGGCTGAACAGACTGCGGGCATTGACAATAACAGGCTGCGTTTGAATCAGCGCGACGTCGGGATAATTTTCCATCGTACGAGCCAAGCGGACAATCGTGTCGCCCGCCATCAGACTATCCGCGTCAAGAACAATCATATGATCGTACGCCGCACCGAACCGTCTTACCCACTCAGCGATGTTGCCCGATTTTCGGGCGGTGTTATCGGATCGATGGCGATAGTAAAGCCGATCTGCGCCGCAGGCGCGACGCAAGGCGATGAAGGCTACCTCTTCGCGTACCCAAGTATCCGGGTCAGTTGTATCGCTAAGCAGAAACCAATCAAACTGTGCATCGTTACCGGTGGCAGCTACCGATTCGTACATCGCGCGGAGTCGGGCCATCAAATCATGCGGATCTTCGTTATATGTTGGCAATAGCATGGCTGTACGCGACGACAATTGCGGAAGCGGGCCGTCGCGATCGATCTTGAGTCCGCCTTGATGTCTAGTAAGCAGAACGAAAAACCCAGCCAAGGCCGACATGAATGAAAAGGCTACCCACGCAAGCAGAATGAGGAAAAAAGCAAGCAGCATTACTTCGAGCACGGTTACGCCGCCGACCTTTACGACCCTATACATTTCGTAGCCACCTGCGATCGTAAGCAACGTCGCACCGGAAAAGATGAACGCTCGGCGAAACAGCAAGACAGTTTGGAACGGGGAAGAAGCTCGCTTTCTCTCCGTTATCTGAT comes from the Bradyrhizobium erythrophlei genome and includes:
- the mdoH gene encoding glucans biosynthesis glucosyltransferase MdoH, with translation MDTLEKSPEPAWSAIADHFLPPESTLSMEPCRLDQITERKRASSPFQTVLLFRRAFIFSGATLLTIAGGYEMYRVVKVGGVTVLEVMLLAFFLILLAWVAFSFMSALAGFFVLLTRHQGGLKIDRDGPLPQLSSRTAMLLPTYNEDPHDLMARLRAMYESVAATGNDAQFDWFLLSDTTDPDTWVREEVAFIALRRACGADRLYYRHRSDNTARKSGNIAEWVRRFGAAYDHMIVLDADSLMAGDTIVRLARTMENYPDVALIQTQPVIVNARSLFSRLQQFAGRVYGPIVAAGNAWWHGPESNYWGHNAIIRVRAFAEEAGLPELRGRQPFGGHILSHDFVEAALMRRAGWAVYMAPELGGSFEEVPPSILDFAARDRRWCQGNLQHIAVLRARGLHWVSRIHLLTGIGSYVTAPMWLIFLILGLLISLQANFIRPEYFPKGFSLFPTWPQQDPVLAAWVFAATMGLLVLPKLLAYLALISHREDRTSFSGSIRVFGGILSETLLSALIAPSMMIFQSKAVAEILLGRDAGWQVQHRSGGEVARHEIYRKLAVPTLCGVLMGLSAFAVSIPLLLWMSPVIVGLVLAIPLGLLISRQSRAAGLFATPEDNRPPPVVLRANELTASARIQVTGALQQLRQDAEMLKYHLNLLPRISHLKLRQIDVPLATARAKIDQCETFEEAVDWLDKTEIRAVLNNAVALQCVLELRSTGDGG